One genomic window of Xanthobacter dioxanivorans includes the following:
- a CDS encoding GntR family transcriptional regulator, with the protein MNLRVSPRTVQGQAVEKLRSAILAGMFKPGDRLIEADLCELLGVSRPSVREALRSLEAERLIAIIPNRGPQIPILSWQEAQEIYQVRSLLEGEAAALSALRSRPEDHKRMREALAKFGKATRQGEKVLQITSTGELYDVILNTCGNRIIEEILRGLLARINFLRERSMSLPGRAKFSLKEMTGLCDAIERGDADAARAAAIHHVEQACAAAREAYDRDARRD; encoded by the coding sequence ATGAATCTCCGGGTCTCACCCCGTACCGTGCAGGGCCAGGCGGTCGAGAAACTGCGTTCGGCGATCCTCGCCGGCATGTTCAAGCCGGGCGATCGCTTGATCGAAGCAGATCTTTGCGAACTGCTCGGCGTCAGCCGGCCGTCCGTGCGCGAGGCGCTGCGCAGCCTGGAAGCGGAGCGGCTGATCGCGATCATCCCGAACCGCGGGCCGCAGATTCCCATCCTGTCGTGGCAGGAAGCACAGGAAATCTACCAGGTGCGCAGCCTGCTCGAAGGCGAGGCGGCCGCCCTCTCCGCCCTGAGGTCGCGCCCGGAGGACCACAAGCGCATGCGCGAGGCCCTCGCCAAATTCGGCAAGGCCACCCGGCAGGGCGAAAAAGTCCTGCAGATCACCTCCACCGGTGAACTGTATGACGTGATCCTCAACACCTGCGGCAATCGTATCATCGAGGAAATCCTCCGCGGCCTCCTGGCCCGCATCAACTTCCTGCGGGAACGCTCCATGTCCCTGCCCGGCCGGGCGAAATTCAGCCTCAAGGAAATGACCGGGCTGTGCGATGCGATCGAGCGCGGCGACGCGGACGCGGCCCGCGCCGCTGCCATCCATCACGTCGAGCAGGCCTGCGCCGCCGCGCGGGAAGCCTACGACCGGGACGCGCGCAGAGACTGA
- a CDS encoding DUF4286 family protein — MAGKGKSTLFSEMTPGADFEARFNAWYDTEHIPIRMDCPGFVSGQRYRRHDGPGYLAVYEMDTLGAMSTEAYTKVKTQPSEETAWMLKNVTGFTRYLADETSVRANIDPQEALDAPFLYAVSFTVPAEATADFDDWYEQDHVPLLLKEPKWLMVRRMRVADGVPETYTHLALHYLADADALQSPARDAARATPWRARLAKEPWFKGSYTVFSRHGQRHFARV, encoded by the coding sequence ATGGCGGGCAAGGGCAAGTCGACGCTGTTCTCGGAGATGACGCCCGGCGCGGACTTCGAGGCAAGGTTCAACGCCTGGTATGACACCGAGCACATCCCCATCCGCATGGATTGCCCAGGCTTCGTCAGCGGCCAGCGCTACCGCCGGCACGACGGCCCCGGCTATCTGGCGGTTTATGAAATGGACACTCTCGGAGCCATGTCCACCGAGGCCTATACCAAGGTAAAGACCCAGCCGTCCGAAGAGACCGCCTGGATGCTCAAGAACGTCACCGGCTTCACCCGCTATCTGGCGGACGAGACTTCGGTTCGGGCGAACATCGATCCGCAGGAGGCGCTGGACGCCCCCTTCCTCTATGCCGTGTCCTTCACCGTGCCGGCCGAGGCCACCGCCGATTTCGACGACTGGTACGAGCAAGACCACGTGCCGCTGCTGTTGAAGGAGCCGAAATGGCTCATGGTCCGCCGCATGCGCGTTGCAGACGGTGTTCCCGAGACCTATACCCACCTAGCATTGCATTATCTCGCGGATGCAGACGCATTGCAGTCGCCCGCCCGCGACGCGGCGCGGGCGACCCCCTGGCGGGCGCGTCTCGCCAAAGAGCCATGGTTCAAGGGTTCGTATACAGTCTTCAGCCGCCACGGGCAGCGCCACTTTGCAAGAGTGTGA
- a CDS encoding amino acid synthesis family protein, whose amino-acid sequence MQLTIRRTCVIIGDKNEEAGRVSPVPQRKVAVVAIVKNPYLGGYVDDLSELVSASVPLGETMAELAREALGGRGVQSYGKGGIVGLSGEQEHANALLTTAFATPFRSMIGGGEAWISSMTKVAAPGALIDIPMNHKDDVYVRSHYDGMSLVLPDGPMPDEIAVIFCMASIGRLNARVGGLTHEEVAARPKGAQA is encoded by the coding sequence ATGCAGCTCACCATAAGGCGCACCTGCGTCATCATTGGCGACAAGAACGAAGAAGCCGGCCGTGTCAGTCCGGTGCCCCAGCGCAAGGTGGCGGTGGTGGCCATCGTCAAGAATCCCTATCTCGGTGGCTATGTCGACGACCTGAGCGAGCTGGTTTCCGCCAGCGTCCCGCTCGGCGAGACCATGGCTGAACTGGCTCGCGAGGCGCTCGGCGGGCGCGGCGTGCAGAGCTATGGCAAGGGCGGCATCGTCGGTCTCTCCGGCGAGCAGGAGCATGCCAATGCCCTGCTGACCACCGCCTTCGCCACGCCCTTCCGTTCCATGATCGGCGGAGGCGAAGCGTGGATTTCGTCCATGACCAAGGTGGCCGCCCCCGGTGCGCTGATCGACATTCCCATGAACCACAAGGACGATGTCTACGTGCGCTCGCACTATGACGGCATGTCGCTGGTGCTGCCCGACGGACCGATGCCGGACGAGATCGCGGTCATCTTCTGCATGGCCAGCATCGGCCGGCTGAATGCCCGCGTGGGCGGTCTCACCCATGAAGAGGTTGCCGCGCGGCCGAAGGGCGCGCAAGCGTAG
- a CDS encoding amidohydrolase family protein, producing the protein MKTAIVNLSKVITGDLDQPVIAADGVLCVEGKIAEIGTLSAAAVADCDVVIDADGAMVMPGLIDSHVHITFGDYTPRQKTVGFLESYLHGGVTSAISASEVHVPGRPRDPEGVKALAVAAQRCFATYRPGGMRVYAGNLILEPGLTPQDLADVRALGVWMVKAGFGDFATPYEYAPLVHEARKLGMISMVHTGGSSIPGSSGIWADHLLAMQPDVSYHVNGGPVAIPDADFPRLVNESGMALQVCTAGNLRTTLLVAKLLADAGQMERLLIATDTPTGSGIMPLGLLYTISHLVALGGMEPEVAIAAATGSNARVYGLDSGVLAPGRAADLVVIDACAGGSQDDAMCALRNGDIPAVGAVLTAGIPRFVGRSRNTPATTRTVRVAQNRILQDYSGQAH; encoded by the coding sequence ATGAAGACGGCGATTGTCAACCTCTCGAAGGTCATCACGGGCGACCTCGATCAGCCGGTCATCGCGGCGGATGGCGTGCTCTGTGTCGAAGGCAAGATCGCTGAAATCGGCACTCTGTCCGCCGCCGCCGTGGCGGATTGCGACGTGGTGATCGACGCCGATGGCGCCATGGTGATGCCGGGGCTGATCGATTCCCACGTCCACATCACCTTCGGCGACTATACGCCCCGGCAGAAGACCGTCGGCTTTCTGGAAAGCTACCTGCATGGCGGGGTCACCTCCGCCATCAGCGCGTCCGAGGTGCATGTGCCGGGGCGCCCGCGCGATCCGGAAGGGGTGAAGGCGCTCGCGGTGGCCGCCCAGCGCTGCTTCGCGACCTACCGGCCCGGCGGCATGCGGGTCTATGCCGGCAACCTCATTCTGGAGCCGGGGCTCACGCCGCAGGATCTCGCCGATGTGCGCGCCCTCGGCGTGTGGATGGTCAAGGCCGGCTTCGGCGATTTCGCCACGCCCTATGAATATGCCCCGCTGGTGCATGAGGCGCGCAAGCTCGGCATGATCTCCATGGTTCACACCGGCGGTTCGTCCATTCCAGGCTCGTCCGGCATCTGGGCGGACCATCTGCTCGCCATGCAGCCGGACGTGTCCTATCACGTGAACGGCGGCCCGGTGGCGATCCCCGATGCCGACTTCCCGCGGCTGGTGAACGAGAGCGGCATGGCGCTTCAGGTCTGCACCGCCGGCAACCTTCGCACCACGCTTCTTGTGGCGAAGCTGCTGGCGGATGCCGGGCAGATGGAGCGCCTGCTCATCGCCACCGATACGCCAACCGGCAGCGGCATCATGCCCCTCGGCCTGCTCTACACCATCAGCCATCTCGTCGCGCTCGGCGGCATGGAACCCGAAGTGGCCATCGCCGCCGCCACCGGCAGCAACGCCCGCGTCTATGGGCTCGACAGTGGCGTTCTCGCTCCCGGTCGCGCAGCCGATCTGGTGGTGATCGACGCCTGCGCCGGCGGCTCGCAGGACGATGCCATGTGCGCGCTGCGCAACGGCGATATTCCGGCGGTCGGCGCGGTCCTCACGGCAGGCATTCCGCGTTTTGTGGGCCGCAGCCGCAACACCCCGGCGACGACCCGCACGGTGCGCGTCGCCCAGAACCGCATCCTTCAGGACTATTCCGGTCAGGCTCATTGA
- a CDS encoding TRAP transporter substrate-binding protein — translation MKIGTATLNDAQHEWMKIFARLVDAQAKGRIKVEIYPSSQLGSIPRMVEGTQFGSIQAVVAPPEFLSGVDTRFEIIGAPGVFRDVAQATATIQDPAFNREFLSIGANKGLKGIGIFVNAPAIFNTRSRVEHLKDFAGQKLRVFASPIQTEQIRKLGATAVPMSLGEVLPALQQGTIDGLMSVLPVLTAMRFYDAAKYIIETDQAMVTVVSVVSKIWFDKLPGDLQTAVAEAGAVASVEVAPWAVNFARQQREAWTAAGGVLTKLPSAEEAEFMTMLRPIGAEVSARNPQAKALFDLLVKTAATKA, via the coding sequence ATGAAGATCGGCACCGCCACGCTCAACGATGCGCAGCACGAGTGGATGAAGATCTTCGCTCGCCTCGTCGACGCGCAGGCCAAGGGCCGGATCAAGGTGGAGATCTATCCCTCCAGCCAACTCGGCTCGATCCCCCGCATGGTGGAGGGCACGCAGTTCGGCTCCATCCAGGCGGTGGTTGCGCCGCCGGAATTCCTCAGCGGCGTGGATACACGCTTCGAGATCATCGGCGCCCCCGGCGTATTCAGAGATGTCGCGCAGGCGACCGCCACTATTCAGGACCCCGCGTTCAACCGGGAGTTTCTGTCCATCGGCGCCAACAAGGGGCTGAAGGGCATCGGCATTTTCGTCAATGCGCCGGCCATCTTCAACACGCGCTCCAGGGTCGAGCACCTGAAGGATTTCGCGGGGCAGAAGCTTCGGGTCTTCGCGTCGCCCATCCAGACCGAGCAGATCAGGAAGCTCGGGGCGACTGCGGTACCCATGTCGCTGGGCGAGGTCCTGCCTGCGCTCCAGCAAGGCACCATCGACGGCCTGATGAGCGTGCTGCCGGTGCTCACCGCCATGCGCTTCTACGATGCCGCCAAATATATCATCGAGACAGACCAGGCCATGGTCACCGTCGTTTCGGTGGTCAGCAAGATCTGGTTCGACAAGCTGCCGGGCGATCTGCAGACGGCGGTGGCCGAGGCGGGCGCGGTCGCGAGTGTCGAAGTCGCCCCGTGGGCGGTCAATTTCGCCCGCCAGCAGCGCGAAGCGTGGACCGCTGCCGGCGGTGTGCTGACCAAGCTGCCATCGGCTGAGGAAGCCGAGTTCATGACGATGCTGCGCCCAATCGGCGCGGAGGTTTCGGCACGCAACCCGCAGGCGAAGGCGCTGTTTGACCTGCTGGTCAAGACCGCGGCCACCAAGGCATGA
- a CDS encoding TRAP transporter small permease codes for MSAQAERVVPPSRDTLSAVATCAGHAIAAVAVRIAGVALLAIVAINCANVVGRYFFAAPIGWAEEAMLYLMVLLVFSAMATVTWQGRHISIELVADLMPAAARKAARLLVIVLTVATCLLVASSSYEVVSMLHAFDQRSDALEMPIWIPQGCILVGLVLAGALTVLRLLAYRLDEPERRLD; via the coding sequence ATGAGCGCGCAGGCCGAACGGGTCGTCCCGCCGTCCAGGGACACCTTGTCGGCGGTCGCCACTTGCGCCGGACATGCGATTGCGGCGGTGGCGGTGCGGATTGCCGGCGTGGCGCTTCTCGCCATCGTCGCCATCAACTGTGCCAACGTCGTCGGACGCTATTTCTTTGCCGCCCCCATCGGCTGGGCGGAAGAGGCGATGCTGTATCTGATGGTCCTGCTGGTCTTCAGCGCCATGGCCACGGTGACGTGGCAAGGGCGGCACATTTCCATCGAGCTGGTGGCGGACCTCATGCCGGCGGCGGCGCGAAAGGCCGCGCGCCTGCTGGTCATCGTGCTCACCGTCGCCACATGCCTTCTCGTCGCCTCATCCAGCTACGAGGTGGTCTCGATGCTGCACGCCTTCGACCAGCGCAGCGACGCCCTGGAAATGCCGATCTGGATTCCGCAGGGCTGCATTCTGGTCGGGCTGGTGCTTGCGGGTGCGCTCACCGTGCTGCGCCTTCTGGCCTATCGGCTCGACGAACCGGAGCGCCGCCTCGACTGA
- a CDS encoding TRAP transporter large permease, whose product MGALVFGVLPLGLLGLGAPIFVVLLIATCAGMLFIGDIPLRAVHTAIFGSLDVFSLLAIPLFILAGDIMARGGIARRLIELILAMIGGVRGSMPMATVASAAAFGAMSGSSVACVAAIGKLTIPALEKGGYTRIFSVSLITATGVIDVIIPPSIPMIIYAIAAQQSASELFLAGIVPGLVVAAALAGYVYLHARWHNIAIGARPRWSQIRVAARGAIWAVLAPAIVLGGIYGGVFTPTEAAGVACVYAIVVSVFLYREMTLAQVWQVTLESCVLVAQIMIIVAAAGAYSWLITTSGFPARLVEGIASLQLETWMLLLAINLILLCVGSVLEPPAAILVMAPLLTPIAHQAGLNPLHFGIIVTVNLAVGMFMPPFGLNLFAAHAIFGTPLPRLYRGVVPFFVIYLMILMLLTYVPALTLAPMALYR is encoded by the coding sequence ATGGGGGCCCTGGTTTTTGGTGTCCTGCCCCTCGGCCTGCTCGGGCTCGGCGCGCCGATCTTCGTCGTCCTGCTGATCGCGACCTGCGCCGGCATGCTGTTCATCGGCGACATTCCGCTGCGGGCCGTCCACACCGCCATCTTCGGCAGTTTGGACGTCTTCTCGCTGCTTGCCATCCCGCTGTTCATCCTTGCCGGTGACATCATGGCGCGGGGCGGCATCGCACGCCGGCTCATCGAACTGATCCTCGCCATGATCGGCGGCGTGCGCGGCTCCATGCCCATGGCCACCGTCGCCTCGGCGGCGGCGTTCGGCGCCATGTCCGGTTCGAGCGTGGCCTGCGTGGCGGCCATCGGCAAGCTGACCATCCCCGCGCTGGAGAAGGGGGGCTACACCCGCATCTTCTCGGTCAGCCTGATCACCGCCACCGGCGTCATCGACGTGATCATCCCGCCCTCGATCCCGATGATCATCTACGCGATCGCCGCACAGCAGTCGGCCTCCGAACTGTTTCTGGCCGGCATCGTGCCGGGCCTTGTCGTGGCGGCGGCGCTGGCGGGCTATGTCTATCTGCATGCCCGCTGGCACAACATCGCCATCGGCGCGCGCCCGCGCTGGTCGCAGATCCGGGTGGCTGCGCGCGGCGCGATCTGGGCCGTGCTTGCGCCGGCGATCGTGCTCGGCGGCATCTATGGCGGCGTGTTCACGCCCACCGAGGCGGCAGGCGTCGCCTGCGTCTACGCCATCGTCGTCTCGGTATTTTTATACCGCGAGATGACGCTGGCGCAGGTCTGGCAGGTCACGCTCGAGTCCTGTGTCCTGGTGGCGCAGATTATGATCATCGTCGCGGCCGCAGGCGCCTATTCCTGGCTTATCACCACCAGCGGCTTCCCCGCCCGGCTGGTGGAGGGCATCGCCAGCCTGCAACTGGAAACCTGGATGCTGCTGCTGGCCATCAACCTGATCCTGCTGTGCGTCGGCAGCGTTCTGGAGCCGCCCGCCGCCATCCTCGTTATGGCGCCGCTGCTCACCCCGATCGCCCATCAGGCGGGCCTCAATCCGCTGCACTTCGGCATCATCGTGACGGTGAACCTTGCCGTCGGCATGTTCATGCCGCCCTTCGGCCTGAACCTGTTCGCCGCGCACGCCATCTTCGGCACGCCCCTGCCGCGTCTTTATCGCGGGGTGGTGCCGTTCTTCGTGATCTACCTCATGATCCTGATGCTGCTGACCTATGTCCCGGCGCTGACGTTGGCGCCCATGGCCCTGTACCGGTGA
- a CDS encoding 2Fe-2S iron-sulfur cluster-binding protein gives MRETATLIVRRGNAGEDAPTSSYEVPYTPGQSVLDGLRFVRAHLDATLSIRHSCISANTCKECMIIVDGKVDYACTARLEPREMVLEPLGNKAHLRDLVTEITPPDERMEHALKSGLGKVVAGA, from the coding sequence ATGCGTGAGACCGCCACCCTGATTGTTCGCCGCGGCAATGCCGGCGAGGACGCCCCCACCTCGTCCTACGAGGTGCCCTACACCCCCGGCCAGTCGGTGCTGGACGGGCTGCGCTTCGTACGCGCCCATCTCGATGCCACGCTGTCCATCCGTCACTCCTGCATCAGCGCCAACACCTGCAAGGAGTGCATGATCATCGTCGACGGCAAGGTGGACTATGCCTGCACGGCCCGCCTGGAGCCGCGCGAGATGGTGCTGGAGCCGCTGGGCAACAAGGCACACCTGCGCGACCTCGTGACCGAGATCACGCCTCCGGACGAGCGCATGGAGCATGCGCTCAAGTCCGGCCTCGGCAAGGTCGTGGCGGGTGCCTGA
- a CDS encoding FAD-binding protein, with protein MTVAMDVVQLETDVLVIGSGAAGMMAALEAGKEGAGVILADRSLIGRSGATIMAQMTVAVALGSQTPDSWEHHLADTLAAGRELCDASLSQLVCEEGPRDILQLDEWKVGWARNDDGSIRQALAPGHDRPRCVYVDFLSTGPAVAKTLRGRVLRQKEVARIGDLYITDVLVTDGVATGAAGFSLADGRPVMVKAKAVVIATGGLTRLYQRNSASANMGGDGYALALRAGAELTDMEFVQFFPIGHLAPRLVGMDPIMWDPFRYKLGGRLLNAEMREFVNDYGNEEAGTYNVTRDRATFAILSEVKAGRGSPAGGAYLSFQHIPAETLRASFGPVIDRLAANGIDLTRMPIEVAPIAHYHMGGVKVDARMRTSVPGLFSCGEANGGSNGANRLSGNAITEAFVFGRTAGRTAALHARAAGNADAPVPAGALDLVSAVAPEHGENHAGLIAELQQVMSVDVGPFRTEDGLNKALAAIAVLKTRVGALPPGAPGPYNMARLDWFDLRTMLLVAEAVTRSALARKESRGAHQRDDFPAMDPAFVLHHTVKLAGDDIVLGRAPVEGHTLCEVA; from the coding sequence ATGACAGTGGCAATGGATGTGGTCCAACTCGAAACCGACGTGCTGGTGATTGGCTCCGGCGCCGCCGGCATGATGGCGGCGCTGGAGGCCGGCAAGGAAGGCGCCGGCGTCATCCTCGCCGACCGCAGCCTCATCGGGCGCAGCGGCGCCACCATCATGGCGCAGATGACCGTGGCGGTGGCGCTCGGCTCCCAGACACCCGACAGCTGGGAGCATCACCTCGCCGATACTCTCGCCGCCGGCCGCGAGCTGTGCGACGCCTCCCTCTCCCAGCTGGTGTGCGAGGAAGGTCCCCGCGACATCCTCCAGCTCGACGAGTGGAAAGTGGGCTGGGCGCGCAACGACGACGGCTCCATCCGCCAAGCGCTGGCCCCGGGGCACGACCGGCCGCGCTGCGTCTACGTGGACTTCCTCTCCACCGGCCCGGCGGTGGCCAAGACCCTGCGCGGCCGCGTGCTGCGCCAGAAGGAGGTCGCCCGCATCGGCGACCTCTACATCACCGACGTCCTGGTGACCGACGGCGTCGCCACCGGTGCCGCGGGCTTCTCGCTGGCCGACGGGCGGCCGGTGATGGTGAAGGCCAAGGCGGTGGTGATCGCCACCGGCGGCCTCACCCGGCTTTACCAGCGCAACAGCGCCTCCGCCAACATGGGCGGCGACGGTTATGCCCTCGCCCTGCGCGCCGGCGCCGAGCTGACGGACATGGAGTTCGTCCAGTTTTTCCCCATCGGCCACCTCGCGCCCCGCCTTGTGGGCATGGACCCCATCATGTGGGACCCCTTCCGCTACAAGCTCGGCGGGCGCCTGCTCAACGCCGAGATGCGCGAGTTCGTGAACGACTACGGCAACGAGGAGGCCGGCACCTATAACGTGACGCGCGACCGCGCCACCTTCGCCATCCTCTCCGAGGTAAAGGCGGGCCGCGGCTCGCCGGCGGGCGGCGCCTACCTCTCCTTCCAGCACATCCCGGCGGAGACGCTGCGCGCCTCCTTCGGGCCAGTGATCGACCGGCTCGCCGCCAACGGCATCGATCTCACCCGGATGCCCATCGAGGTGGCTCCCATCGCCCACTACCACATGGGCGGGGTGAAGGTGGACGCCCGGATGCGCACCAGCGTGCCGGGCCTGTTTTCCTGCGGCGAGGCCAACGGTGGCTCCAACGGCGCCAACCGCCTCTCGGGCAATGCCATCACCGAAGCCTTCGTGTTCGGCCGCACTGCGGGCCGCACCGCGGCGCTCCATGCCCGAGCCGCCGGCAATGCCGATGCCCCGGTGCCGGCCGGCGCCCTCGACCTCGTCTCGGCGGTGGCGCCGGAGCACGGGGAGAACCACGCCGGCCTCATCGCCGAGCTGCAGCAGGTCATGTCCGTCGACGTGGGGCCGTTCCGCACCGAGGACGGCCTCAACAAGGCGCTCGCCGCCATCGCCGTCCTCAAAACGCGCGTCGGTGCGCTGCCGCCCGGCGCGCCCGGCCCCTACAACATGGCGCGCCTGGACTGGTTCGACCTGCGCACCATGCTGCTCGTTGCGGAAGCGGTGACGCGCTCCGCGCTCGCCCGCAAGGAGAGCCGCGGCGCCCACCAGCGCGACGACTTCCCCGCCATGGATCCCGCCTTCGTGCTGCACCATACGGTGAAGCTGGCGGGCGACGACATCGTGCTCGGCCGCGCCCCGGTCGAGGGACACACCCTCTGCGAGGTCGCCTGA
- a CDS encoding winged helix DNA-binding protein, with protein MKGSKRRPADAAIYDPIVSSAHLAAGGSPALSETEFGLILAVHAFERWIVRCMAAAGTPNLSPLEVLILHIVRHRDRPKSFSDVSLILDIEETHVATYALRKLESAGLVKTRRMGKEKVVEATPTGIAACTRYAAIREQLLVKPLRSSGGPSEEILSEVGEVLRAVSGYYNQAARSAATV; from the coding sequence ATGAAGGGTTCCAAGCGCAGGCCGGCCGATGCGGCCATCTACGATCCCATCGTCTCGTCGGCGCATCTGGCGGCCGGCGGGTCTCCGGCGCTGTCGGAGACCGAGTTCGGCCTCATCCTCGCGGTCCACGCCTTCGAGCGCTGGATCGTGCGCTGCATGGCGGCCGCCGGCACGCCCAACCTGTCGCCGCTCGAGGTGCTCATCCTGCACATCGTGCGACATCGGGATCGGCCGAAATCCTTCTCGGACGTCTCCCTCATCCTCGACATCGAGGAGACGCACGTCGCCACCTACGCGCTGCGCAAGCTCGAGAGCGCCGGCCTCGTGAAGACCCGGCGTATGGGCAAGGAAAAGGTGGTGGAGGCGACCCCCACCGGCATCGCCGCGTGCACGCGCTACGCCGCCATCCGCGAGCAACTGCTGGTGAAGCCGCTGCGTTCGTCCGGCGGCCCGTCCGAGGAGATCCTCTCCGAGGTCGGCGAGGTGCTGCGCGCCGTCTCCGGATACTACAACCAGGCGGCCCGCTCCGCGGCCACGGTCTGA
- a CDS encoding cysteine dioxygenase produces MNALHHSHDADLLSRLGAASRSIAETYLEAAHATLAELVARPGLLDGISLARKPGNYARNLVYGDEDISVWAMVWDVGARTSIHDHHCSCCFAVLKGTIEESCFSAIDTKRAVLKSTVTHGPGFVACMLPTGPNLHQMASLGPEEAISLHVYGFDHRRHANSVEREYQLAAV; encoded by the coding sequence ATGAACGCACTGCACCACAGCCACGACGCGGACCTCCTTTCCCGCCTCGGCGCCGCCAGCCGCAGCATCGCCGAGACCTATCTTGAGGCTGCCCACGCCACCCTCGCCGAGCTCGTCGCGCGGCCCGGCCTGTTGGATGGCATCTCCCTCGCCCGCAAGCCCGGCAACTATGCCCGCAACCTCGTCTATGGCGACGAGGACATCAGCGTGTGGGCGATGGTGTGGGACGTGGGGGCGCGCACGTCCATCCACGACCATCACTGCTCCTGCTGCTTCGCCGTGCTGAAAGGCACCATCGAGGAAAGCTGCTTCTCGGCCATCGACACCAAGCGCGCGGTCCTGAAGTCCACCGTGACCCACGGACCCGGCTTCGTCGCCTGCATGCTGCCCACGGGTCCCAACCTGCACCAGATGGCCTCCCTCGGCCCGGAGGAAGCCATCTCGCTGCACGTCTACGGCTTCGACCACCGCCGGCACGCGAACTCGGTCGAGCGTGAGTACCAGCTCGCCGCCGTTTGA
- a CDS encoding Lrp/AsnC family transcriptional regulator → MDAVDLRLLRILQADANLPLADLAEQVGLSPTPCWRRIHKLESAGVIRRRVALLDRKLLNANVTVFIAVRTNKHSADWLEQFARAVRDIPEIVDFYRMSGEIDYLLKALVPDIAAYDQVYRKLISKIELSDVTSMFAMEELKSTTEIPLGFAAS, encoded by the coding sequence CTGGATGCCGTCGACCTGCGCTTGCTGCGGATTCTCCAGGCTGACGCGAACCTGCCCCTCGCCGATCTCGCCGAGCAGGTCGGCCTGTCGCCGACGCCCTGCTGGCGGCGCATCCACAAGCTGGAGAGCGCCGGCGTCATTCGCCGCCGCGTGGCGCTGCTCGACCGTAAGCTGCTGAACGCCAACGTCACCGTGTTCATCGCCGTGCGCACGAACAAGCATTCCGCCGATTGGCTGGAGCAGTTCGCCCGCGCCGTGCGCGACATTCCCGAGATCGTCGATTTCTACCGCATGAGCGGCGAGATCGATTACCTCCTCAAGGCGCTGGTGCCGGATATCGCGGCCTATGATCAGGTCTACCGCAAGCTCATATCGAAGATCGAGCTGTCGGACGTCACCTCCATGTTCGCCATGGAGGAGCTGAAGTCCACCACCGAGATCCCGCTCGGCTTCGCCGCCAGCTGA